The Calditrichota bacterium DNA window GAAGAAGGAAGGTGGAGGGTGTCAGTTCAAATCGGGAACTGATGCCGAGGGCTTCGGAACAGTCGTAGATGCCAATGTCATTATCCTCTGACAAAACTGCAATGCTGCCGGAAATCATATCCAAATAGTTCCAAAATGCACCGGTATGATATTGAGCAACAATTCGAGGATTTGCAAGATCGCCCAAATCAAGAATGCAAAAGCCTTCCGATCTCATGGCAATAAATGCGGTTCTATTTTGCAAATAGATATCATCCACAATGCCCTGAATGTCCAATTCTCCCATTCGTCTTACGAATCTGTAATCTTCTATATTATATACTGCAATGCCATCATTCTCGATTGCTGCACATAACAGATGGCCATCCGCGGCAATCGCACTTACGCGGCCTTGCGTACGTAAATGCGATAAACGGAACAATGGTGGCCGGGCCAGCCTATCATATATTTCAAACCCGGAGTCACCACGACAAACTGCAAGATAGTCACCAGCCATTGTAATACCATTGATTTTTGACACACCAATGCTCTCAATCAGCATTGGATTTCTAGGATCAGATATGCCACATATACCTATGGCGCCTCTCACTCCAATGTATAAGCGTTCAAAATCATGATCATATGCATTCTTAAATCCTCTTGATAACTCTCCAAGTGACAACGAGCCTACAGTGGTCATCTGCATAGGATTGGAGATGTCGACAACTCTTACCGATCCTCTATAACCACTCGTATAAGCATAGTTTCCATTGACAGAAATGCTATTGACATCACTAAGCATCAGCGCACTTGCAAATCGGGGCTGATGTGGACTTCGAATATCAAAGGCTCGCACACCAAAATATTCCTCGGCTACCAAAGCAAACTCTCGGTAAGATACGACATCACAGAATCGTCTTACACTCTGAATTCTACCAAACATCTGAAGCGGATTCTCAGGAGATGTATTAAGAGTCAGTACTTGAGAATCACTATACATCACAAGTGCATCTTGAGCTGGTGACAGGTCGGCAAATATCACATCTGATACTTCACGCATTGCGACCTGATTTGGGTTTGTTGGATC harbors:
- a CDS encoding T9SS type A sorting domain-containing protein; this translates as ILALWGQEAVGQDSSGVRKIGAIYHDWWPLSPTRSGVVASGDFALCATGSGIMSVDLSNRQSPRISSTWESDTVCGIKIAKGLEFAYVSNLWGGIEVFDISNPSNLIIAGYLNITNYITDMSYSDGYLYITTGNEMFRVLYVPNGNRAVAAGFLRLPTSPSKIALGDSYAYLACGNYGLLIVDISAPLRPEIAGVWSPYGSVSTVVIRDSIAYCSIDSIGFAVLNIANHVQPELIGSIRIPVGDLELKDNFAYIASSSGIAAIDISDPTNPNQVAMREVSDVIFADLSPAQDALVMYSDSQVLTLNTSPENPLQMFGRIQSVRRFCDVVSYREFALVAEEYFGVRAFDIRSPHQPRFASALMLSDVNSISVNGNYAYTSGYRGSVRVVDISNPMQMTTVGSLSLGELSRGFKNAYDHDFERLYIGVRGAIGICGISDPRNPMLIESIGVSKINGITMAGDYLAVCRGDSGFEIYDRLARPPLFRLSHLRTQGRVSAIAADGHLLCAAIENDGIAVYNIEDYRFVRRMGELDIQGIVDDIYLQNRTAFIAMRSEGFCILDLGDLANPRIVAQYHTGAFWNYLDMISGSIAVLSEDNDIGIYDCSEALGISSRFELTPSTFLLHPAFPNPFNASTRVGYSLPTAMEAAMKVYDGSGRFVTTLAEGLQTGGAHSVVWDASRVPAGIYYLKLHAAGTQAVRKAVVVK